Proteins from a single region of Carassius carassius chromosome 37, fCarCar2.1, whole genome shotgun sequence:
- the LOC132118000 gene encoding tensin-2-like isoform X2, with the protein MGCALSADSCEDEPDPVPVRGSLRRERAKSRGNMRLTKTGKGEAHVFKEKTFKKKRQCGVCRQNVENLGSFCRVCKTATHKKCEAKINTSCIPAQPSELIPAGSLCFSLRRGTSSSRHIQHLGSTKSLTYTKQRNTLPRSFSVDRVMDRVMERHYDFDLTYITERIISVFFPPLLEEQRYRLNLREVAAMLKSKHQDKFLLFNLSERRHDITRLNPKVHDFGWPDMHAPPLDKICAMCKAMENWLNSDPQHVVVLHCKGNKGKTGVIIAAYMHYSKISAGADQALSTLAMRKFCEDKVSSSLQPSQNRYIYYFGGLLSGAIKMNSSPLFLHQVLIPTIPNFQEDGGFFPFLKIYQSMQLVYTSGIYDLQGSGSRRLIVTIEPALLLKGDIMVKCYHRRVQSAERDSVFRLQFHTCTIHGAQLWFGKGELDEACSDDRFPSDATVEFVFSSGPEKIKGRVSQRNDPAVSVDYNTNDPVVRWDSYENFNQRHQDSLEDIAHTRGPLDGSLYAQVKKRQAACSTSLPSTNGSPARSSEERPSQLLSVSTDSGHFSVPPDRLDEPTRQAPPTQQEREELERLLGGIEGDGGRDRDRETAILDDDSLPPERTGSLRLGRSCSCRVGYRSQRCAEPGCDGLHHISNGYCLDRPTTTNGHTGAPSPGMPSVVGLCQHHSAHPHQPLPPPDLLWDRQQGPQHYLHRTCSDGPSRHLCPYPSQEISPHPHSLSPRLLCRADEYIPYPHHHHSHPHHPKPGGPYHDVMIIDGLVTPGCPCRDCCLRREDFHTLRLDREEGIHWEREAELHRDTGLRRGREADMQRGAAIWDREAGLRRGREISLHWERDREAELQWEREREAEYWHKRATVAPYGPHSHELPAFNFDPLPAGHPAYPEPSRSHSHAHLDLKYSSSSSGYQTPHQTCPCSPYQPSPSESRGYASGYQSESTSPLPPPSTSCPGPVHHGSRPIDNQTDSHPQQYTSDTNTDSIGWRSHITHGSLRRTHRDPHAPCSTPSDISGPPTPVHTSSPLRTQESPSLSIRESREVNSESSSAHSHNRTHPPGPQSTSTSLGSRQTVLSSSQEIPEIHLFPATPTTAQQLSAHSSPTTPSTPQISAEHSTPLTPSSESTHSQTNSSPTAATVSPTGEMVPQSTETVKPACSPGPSFPTPSIQDHSQSNGVSPSPEPDTPSSTPASPQQPTGEHESSSSPEPPVPGFATLGRKLMLGSGISLPAGHSMDGSPSSTPTFPNSPACCTPSPPPGSYLGSLAISVPQPPLPEKRRPSGLPGSPNGRSGTLRASMSHQPSGQHHVTFSPSVGELTMSAEQGEVGVEGEMGSHVSVKFVQDSSRFWYKPGISREQAIAALKEREPGAFLIRDSNSFQGAYGLALKVASPPPNVNNHSSKGGDPLEQLVRHFLIETGPRGVKIKGCQNEPYFGSLSALVYQHSITPISLPCALCIPEKDPIGEVVEVQPVSNMSTAADLLKQGAACNVLYLNSIETESLTGPQAIAKATGASMSRSPRPSATVVHFKVSAQGITLTDSQRRMFFRRHYPINSVTFSSVDPQDRRWTNSDSTTSKVFGFVAKKPGSVAENVCHLFAELDPEQPATAIVNFINKVMLAPQRR; encoded by the exons ACGGGGAAGGGCGAGGCCCACGTCTTTAAAGAAAAGACCTTCAAAAAGAAGCGGCAGTGTGGGGTATGCAGGCAGAACGTGGAGAATTTGGGCTCTTTTTGTCGAG TCTGCAAAACAGCCACTCATAAGAAATGCGAAGCCAAG atcaacacaTCCTGCATCCCAGCGCAGCCCTCCGAACTG ATACCAGCAGGATCTCTTTGCTTCTCATTG CGAAGGGGAACGTCATCCTCTAGACACATTCAGCATCTG GGCTCCACCAAGTCTCTGACCTACACCAAACAGAGAAACACTCTCCCGAG gagCTTCAGCGTGGATCGGGTGATGGACAGAGTGATGGAGAGGCACTATGATTTCGACCTCACATACATCACAGAGAGGATCATCTCTGTCTTTTTCCCTCCTCTGCTGGAAGAGCAGCGGTACCGCCTCAACCTCAGGGAGGTGGCAGCCATGCTCAAGTCCAAACACCAGGACAAGTTTCTG TTATTCAATCTTTCTGAGCGGAGGCATGACATCACCCGTTTAAACCCAAAG gTTCATGACTTCGGCTGGCCAGATATGCACGCTCCTCCTCTGGATAAGATCTGTGCCATGTGCAAAGCCATGGAGAACTGGCTGAACTCTGACCCCCAGCATGTGGTTGTTCTGCACTGTAAG GGCAACAAAGGAAAGACAGGTGTTATCATTGCTGCCTACATGCATTACAGCAAAATATCAGCGGG GGCAGATCAGGCTCTCAGCACATTGGCCATGAGGAAGTTTTGTGAAGATAAAGTCTCCTCCTCACTCCAACCCTCTCAGAACAG GTATATCTATTACTTTGGAGGGCTGCTCTCAGGGGCCATCAAAATGAACAGCAGTCCACTCTTCCTCCATCAGGTCCTCATTCCTACCATCCCCAACTTCCAGGAAGATGGAG GTTTCTTCCCTTTCCTGAAGATATATCAGTCCATGCAGCTTGTCTACACTTCTGGCATATA tgACCTACAGGGGTCTGGGAGCAGACGGCTGATTGTTACTATTGAGCCTGCACTGCTGCTGAAAGGAGACATCATG GTAAAGTGTTATCACAGGCGGGTTCAGTCTGCTGAGAGGGACTCTGTGTTTCGACTACAGTTTCATACTTGCACCATTCATGGAGCTCAGCTCTGGTTTGGCAAAGGGGAACTGGATGAAGCTTGTTCAG ATGACAGATTTCCctctgatgccacagtggaattTGTGTTTTCATCTGGGCCTGAGAAAATAAAAG GGAGGGTAAGCCAGAGGAATGATCCAGCTGTCAGCGTGGACTATAATACAAATGATCCGGTGGTGCGCTGGGACTCTTATGAGAACTTCAATCAGAGACATCAGGACAGCCTAGAGG ATATCGCACACACACGTGGGCCTCTAGATGGCAGCCTGTACGCTCAGGTAAAAAAGCGCCAAGCTGCATGCTCCACCTCCTTGCCGTCCACCAATGGGAGCCCTGCAAGAAGCTCTGAGGAGCGTCCAAGTCAACTTCTCTCTGTTAGCACTGATTCTGGACATTTTTCCGTCCCACCTGACCGGCTCGATGAGCCGACTCGACAGGCCCCGCCTACTCAGCAAGAGCGAGAGGAGCTTGAGCGCCTGCTGGGTGGGATTGAAGGTGATGGAGGGAGGGATCGTGACCGAGAAACAGCCATTTTGGATGATGATTCCTTGCCTCCTGAAAGGACTGGGTCACTGAGGTTGGGACGTTCATGCTCATGTCGGGTAGGCTACCGATCCCAGCGTTGTGCTGAGCCTGGATGCGATGGACTCCACCACATATCTAATGGGTACTGCCTTGATCGTCCCACCACCACTAATGGACACACAGGGGCTCCCTCTCCAGGGATGCCATCTGTTGTAGGGCTTTGCCAACATCACAGTGCCCATCCTCACCAACCCCTGCCACCACCAGATCTGCTCTGGGACCGCCAACAAGGTCCACAGCACTACCTACATCGCACTTGCTCTGACGGACCATCACGCCACCTGTGTCCATATCCATCCCAAGAGATAAGTCCCCATCCACATAGTCTGTCTCCCCGACTGCTCTGTAGGGCGGACGAGTACATTCCATACCCCCACCATCACCACAGTCATCCACACCACCCAAAACCCGGTGGACCCTACCACGATGTCATGATAATAGATGGCCTAGTGACACCTGGCTGCCCCTGTCGGGACTGCTGTCTGCGGCGAGAAGATTTCCACACCCTCCGTTTGGACAGAGAGGAGGGAATACATTGGGAGAGGGAGGCAGAGCTTCACCGGGATACTGGGTTAAGACGGGGCAGAGAGGCTGATATGCAAAGAGGGGCAGCGATATGGGACCGGGAGGCAGGGCTAAGAAGGGGCAGAGAAATATCTCTGCACTGGGAAAGAGACCGAGAAGCAGAACTACAGTGGGAGAGAGAACGAGAGGCTGAATACTGGCACAAAAGGGCTACCGTAGCCCCCTACGGGCCTCACAGTCATGAACTACCAGCATTTAACTTTGATCCACTTCCCGCAGGCCATCCTGCATACCCTGAACCCTCCCGGTCCCACTCTCATGCCCATCTGGATCTCAAATACAGCAGCAGTTCCAGTGGATACCAAACACCACACCAGACATGCCCCTGCTCCCCCTACCAGCCGTCACCCTCAGAGAGTCGTGGCTATGCCTCGGGTTACCAGTCTGAGTCCACATCCCCTCTTCCACCTCCCTCCACCTCCTGCCCTGGCCCAGTGCACCATGGCAGCAGACCTATAGATAACCAAACAGACTCCCACCCTCAGCAGTACACCTCTGATACAAATACAG ATAGCATAGGCTGGCGTAGTCACATTACCCATGGTTCCCTGCGGCGGACACATCGAGATCCACATGCCCCATGTTCAACACCCTCGGATATTTCAGGACCTCCAACACCAGTCCACACAAGCAGCCCCTTGCGAACCCAGGAGAG TCCTAGCCTGAGTATCCGTGAGTCAAGAGAGGTGAACAGCGAAAGCAGTTCAGCCCACTCCCACAACAGGACACACCCACCTGGCCCACAGTCCACCAGTACCAGTCTGGGGTCTCGGCAAACTGTACTTTCTTCCAGTCAAGAGATTCCTGAGATACACCTATTTCCGGCCACACCCACCACTGCCCAACAACTCTCTGCACATTCCTCACCAACGACACCTTCCACCCCTCAAATCTCAGCAGAACACTCCACCCCTTTAACCCCTTCATCAGAATCCACCCACTCACAAACAAACAGCTCACCTACTGCTGCTACAGTATCACCCACAGGGGAAATGGTACCACAGTCAACTGAGACTGTTAAACCAGCATGCTCACCAGGTCCCTCTTTTCCTACCCCGTCCATCCAAGATCATTCGCAGAGCAATGGAGTATCACCATCTCCTGAACCAGACACCCCCTCTTCTACCCCTGCGTCCCCTCAGCAACCCACTGGCGAACACGAGAGCTCTTCTTCCCCTGAACCTCCAGTGCCTGGCTTCGCGACACTGGGTAGGAAGCTGATGTTGGGCTCTGGAATCTCACTTCCTGCAGGACACAGTATGGACGGCAGCCCCAGCTCCACTCCTACCTTTCCCAACTCTCCAGCCTGCTGCAccccatctcctccaccaggctcCTACTTAGGGAGCCTAGCCATCTCTGTGCCACAGCCTCCCCTCCCTGAGAAACGCCGCCCATCCGGCCTGCCAGGATCACCAAATGGGAGGTCTGGAACGCTGAGGGCATCCATGAGTCATCAGCCCTCTGGTCAACACCACGTTACATTCTCACCTTCAGTAGGAGAACTAACTATGTCCGCTGAACAGGGAGAAGTTGGTGTGGAGGGTGAGATGGGCAGCCATGTCAGTGTGAAATTTGTGCAGGACAGCTCTCGATTTTGGTATAAACCTGGCATCTCCAGAGAGCAAG CTATAGCTGCACTGAAAGAACGAGAGCCAGGGGCTTTCCTCATCCGAGACAGTAACTCTTTCCAGGGGGCCTACGGTCTGGCCCTGAAAGTTGCCAGCCCACCCCCCAACGTCAATAACCACAGCAGCAAAG GAGGAGACCCTCTGGAACAGCTGGTTCGACACTTCCTGATTGAGACAGGGCCTCGAGGAGTGAAGATTAAGGGCTGTCAAAATGAACCCTACTTTG GGAGTCTTTCAGCACTGGTGTATCAGCATTCGATTACACCTATCTCTCTGCCCTGTGCCCTCTGCATCCCAGAGAAAG ACCCAATAGGTGAAGTCGTGGAGGTTCAGCCAGTCAGTAACATGAGTACAGCTGCAGACCTTCTGAAACAGGGAGCAG CCTGCAATGTGCTGTACCTGAACTCCATTGAGACCGAGTCTCTCACGGGACCCCAGGCTATCGCTAAAGCCACAGGGGCCTCAATGTCACGCAGCCCTCGGCCCTCTGCGACAGTGGTCCACTTTAAGGTGTCAGCCCAGGGCATTACACTGACAGACAGTCAGCGCAG GAT
- the LOC132118000 gene encoding tensin-2-like isoform X5 — MGCALSADSCEDEPDPVPVRGSLRRERAKSRGNMRLTKTGKGEAHVFKEKTFKKKRQCGVCRQNVENLGSFCRVCKTATHKKCEAKINTSCIPAQPSELIPAGSLCFSLRRGTSSSRHIQHLGSTKSLTYTKQRNTLPRSFSVDRVMDRVMERHYDFDLTYITERIISVFFPPLLEEQRYRLNLREVAAMLKSKHQDKFLLFNLSERRHDITRLNPKVHDFGWPDMHAPPLDKICAMCKAMENWLNSDPQHVVVLHCKGNKGKTGVIIAAYMHYSKISAGADQALSTLAMRKFCEDKVSSSLQPSQNRYIYYFGGLLSGAIKMNSSPLFLHQVLIPTIPNFQEDGGFFPFLKIYQSMQLVYTSGIYDLQGSGSRRLIVTIEPALLLKGDIMVKCYHRRVQSAERDSVFRLQFHTCTIHGAQLWFGKGELDEACSDDRFPSDATVEFVFSSGPEKIKGRVSQRNDPAVSVDYNTNDPVVRWDSYENFNQRHQDSLEDIAHTRGPLDGSLYAQVKKRQAACSTSLPSTNGSPARSSEERPSQLLSVSTDSGHFSVPPDRLDEPTRQAPPTQQEREELERLLGGIEGDGGRDRDRETAILDDDSLPPERTGSLRLGRSCSCRVGYRSQRCAEPGCDGLHHISNGYCLDRPTTTNGHTGAPSPGMPSVVGLCQHHSAHPHQPLPPPDLLWDRQQGPQHYLHRTCSDGPSRHLCPYPSQEISPHPHSLSPRLLCRADEYIPYPHHHHSHPHHPKPGGPYHDVMIIDGLVTPGCPCRDCCLRREDFHTLRLDREEGIHWEREAELHRDTGLRRGREADMQRGAAIWDREAGLRRGREISLHWERDREAELQWEREREAEYWHKRATVAPYGPHSHELPAFNFDPLPAGHPAYPEPSRSHSHAHLDLKYSSSSSGYQTPHQTCPCSPYQPSPSESRGYASGYQSESTSPLPPPSTSCPGPVHHGSRPIDNQTDSHPQQYTSDTNTDSIGWRSHITHGSLRRTHRDPHAPCSTPSDISGPPTPVHTSSPLRTQESPSLSIRESREVNSESSSAHSHNRTHPPGPQSTSTSLGSRQTVLSSSQEIPEIHLFPATPTTAQQLSAHSSPTTPSTPQISAEHSTPLTPSSESTHSQTNSSPTAATVSPTGEMVPQSTETVKPACSPGPSFPTPSIQDHSQSNGVSPSPEPDTPSSTPASPQQPTGEHESSSSPEPPVPGFATLGRKLMLGSGISLPAGHSMDGSPSSTPTFPNSPACCTPSPPPGSYLGSLAISVPQPPLPEKRRPSGLPGSPNGRSGTLRASMSHQPSGQHHVTFSPSVGELTMSAEQGEVGVEGEMGSHVSVKFVQDSSRFWYKPGISREQAIAALKEREPGAFLIRDSNSFQGAYGLALKVASPPPNVNNHSSKAGGDPLEQLVRHFLIETGPRGVKIKGCQNEPYFGSLSALVYQHSITPISLPCALCIPEKDPIGEVVEVQPVSNMSTAADLLKQGAACNVLYLNSIETESLTGPQAIAKATGASMSRSPRPSATVVHFKVSAQGITLTDSQRRMFFRRHYPINSVTFSSVDPQDRRVFGFVAKKPGSVAENVCHLFAELDPEQPATAIVNFINKVMLAPQRR, encoded by the exons ACGGGGAAGGGCGAGGCCCACGTCTTTAAAGAAAAGACCTTCAAAAAGAAGCGGCAGTGTGGGGTATGCAGGCAGAACGTGGAGAATTTGGGCTCTTTTTGTCGAG TCTGCAAAACAGCCACTCATAAGAAATGCGAAGCCAAG atcaacacaTCCTGCATCCCAGCGCAGCCCTCCGAACTG ATACCAGCAGGATCTCTTTGCTTCTCATTG CGAAGGGGAACGTCATCCTCTAGACACATTCAGCATCTG GGCTCCACCAAGTCTCTGACCTACACCAAACAGAGAAACACTCTCCCGAG gagCTTCAGCGTGGATCGGGTGATGGACAGAGTGATGGAGAGGCACTATGATTTCGACCTCACATACATCACAGAGAGGATCATCTCTGTCTTTTTCCCTCCTCTGCTGGAAGAGCAGCGGTACCGCCTCAACCTCAGGGAGGTGGCAGCCATGCTCAAGTCCAAACACCAGGACAAGTTTCTG TTATTCAATCTTTCTGAGCGGAGGCATGACATCACCCGTTTAAACCCAAAG gTTCATGACTTCGGCTGGCCAGATATGCACGCTCCTCCTCTGGATAAGATCTGTGCCATGTGCAAAGCCATGGAGAACTGGCTGAACTCTGACCCCCAGCATGTGGTTGTTCTGCACTGTAAG GGCAACAAAGGAAAGACAGGTGTTATCATTGCTGCCTACATGCATTACAGCAAAATATCAGCGGG GGCAGATCAGGCTCTCAGCACATTGGCCATGAGGAAGTTTTGTGAAGATAAAGTCTCCTCCTCACTCCAACCCTCTCAGAACAG GTATATCTATTACTTTGGAGGGCTGCTCTCAGGGGCCATCAAAATGAACAGCAGTCCACTCTTCCTCCATCAGGTCCTCATTCCTACCATCCCCAACTTCCAGGAAGATGGAG GTTTCTTCCCTTTCCTGAAGATATATCAGTCCATGCAGCTTGTCTACACTTCTGGCATATA tgACCTACAGGGGTCTGGGAGCAGACGGCTGATTGTTACTATTGAGCCTGCACTGCTGCTGAAAGGAGACATCATG GTAAAGTGTTATCACAGGCGGGTTCAGTCTGCTGAGAGGGACTCTGTGTTTCGACTACAGTTTCATACTTGCACCATTCATGGAGCTCAGCTCTGGTTTGGCAAAGGGGAACTGGATGAAGCTTGTTCAG ATGACAGATTTCCctctgatgccacagtggaattTGTGTTTTCATCTGGGCCTGAGAAAATAAAAG GGAGGGTAAGCCAGAGGAATGATCCAGCTGTCAGCGTGGACTATAATACAAATGATCCGGTGGTGCGCTGGGACTCTTATGAGAACTTCAATCAGAGACATCAGGACAGCCTAGAGG ATATCGCACACACACGTGGGCCTCTAGATGGCAGCCTGTACGCTCAGGTAAAAAAGCGCCAAGCTGCATGCTCCACCTCCTTGCCGTCCACCAATGGGAGCCCTGCAAGAAGCTCTGAGGAGCGTCCAAGTCAACTTCTCTCTGTTAGCACTGATTCTGGACATTTTTCCGTCCCACCTGACCGGCTCGATGAGCCGACTCGACAGGCCCCGCCTACTCAGCAAGAGCGAGAGGAGCTTGAGCGCCTGCTGGGTGGGATTGAAGGTGATGGAGGGAGGGATCGTGACCGAGAAACAGCCATTTTGGATGATGATTCCTTGCCTCCTGAAAGGACTGGGTCACTGAGGTTGGGACGTTCATGCTCATGTCGGGTAGGCTACCGATCCCAGCGTTGTGCTGAGCCTGGATGCGATGGACTCCACCACATATCTAATGGGTACTGCCTTGATCGTCCCACCACCACTAATGGACACACAGGGGCTCCCTCTCCAGGGATGCCATCTGTTGTAGGGCTTTGCCAACATCACAGTGCCCATCCTCACCAACCCCTGCCACCACCAGATCTGCTCTGGGACCGCCAACAAGGTCCACAGCACTACCTACATCGCACTTGCTCTGACGGACCATCACGCCACCTGTGTCCATATCCATCCCAAGAGATAAGTCCCCATCCACATAGTCTGTCTCCCCGACTGCTCTGTAGGGCGGACGAGTACATTCCATACCCCCACCATCACCACAGTCATCCACACCACCCAAAACCCGGTGGACCCTACCACGATGTCATGATAATAGATGGCCTAGTGACACCTGGCTGCCCCTGTCGGGACTGCTGTCTGCGGCGAGAAGATTTCCACACCCTCCGTTTGGACAGAGAGGAGGGAATACATTGGGAGAGGGAGGCAGAGCTTCACCGGGATACTGGGTTAAGACGGGGCAGAGAGGCTGATATGCAAAGAGGGGCAGCGATATGGGACCGGGAGGCAGGGCTAAGAAGGGGCAGAGAAATATCTCTGCACTGGGAAAGAGACCGAGAAGCAGAACTACAGTGGGAGAGAGAACGAGAGGCTGAATACTGGCACAAAAGGGCTACCGTAGCCCCCTACGGGCCTCACAGTCATGAACTACCAGCATTTAACTTTGATCCACTTCCCGCAGGCCATCCTGCATACCCTGAACCCTCCCGGTCCCACTCTCATGCCCATCTGGATCTCAAATACAGCAGCAGTTCCAGTGGATACCAAACACCACACCAGACATGCCCCTGCTCCCCCTACCAGCCGTCACCCTCAGAGAGTCGTGGCTATGCCTCGGGTTACCAGTCTGAGTCCACATCCCCTCTTCCACCTCCCTCCACCTCCTGCCCTGGCCCAGTGCACCATGGCAGCAGACCTATAGATAACCAAACAGACTCCCACCCTCAGCAGTACACCTCTGATACAAATACAG ATAGCATAGGCTGGCGTAGTCACATTACCCATGGTTCCCTGCGGCGGACACATCGAGATCCACATGCCCCATGTTCAACACCCTCGGATATTTCAGGACCTCCAACACCAGTCCACACAAGCAGCCCCTTGCGAACCCAGGAGAG TCCTAGCCTGAGTATCCGTGAGTCAAGAGAGGTGAACAGCGAAAGCAGTTCAGCCCACTCCCACAACAGGACACACCCACCTGGCCCACAGTCCACCAGTACCAGTCTGGGGTCTCGGCAAACTGTACTTTCTTCCAGTCAAGAGATTCCTGAGATACACCTATTTCCGGCCACACCCACCACTGCCCAACAACTCTCTGCACATTCCTCACCAACGACACCTTCCACCCCTCAAATCTCAGCAGAACACTCCACCCCTTTAACCCCTTCATCAGAATCCACCCACTCACAAACAAACAGCTCACCTACTGCTGCTACAGTATCACCCACAGGGGAAATGGTACCACAGTCAACTGAGACTGTTAAACCAGCATGCTCACCAGGTCCCTCTTTTCCTACCCCGTCCATCCAAGATCATTCGCAGAGCAATGGAGTATCACCATCTCCTGAACCAGACACCCCCTCTTCTACCCCTGCGTCCCCTCAGCAACCCACTGGCGAACACGAGAGCTCTTCTTCCCCTGAACCTCCAGTGCCTGGCTTCGCGACACTGGGTAGGAAGCTGATGTTGGGCTCTGGAATCTCACTTCCTGCAGGACACAGTATGGACGGCAGCCCCAGCTCCACTCCTACCTTTCCCAACTCTCCAGCCTGCTGCAccccatctcctccaccaggctcCTACTTAGGGAGCCTAGCCATCTCTGTGCCACAGCCTCCCCTCCCTGAGAAACGCCGCCCATCCGGCCTGCCAGGATCACCAAATGGGAGGTCTGGAACGCTGAGGGCATCCATGAGTCATCAGCCCTCTGGTCAACACCACGTTACATTCTCACCTTCAGTAGGAGAACTAACTATGTCCGCTGAACAGGGAGAAGTTGGTGTGGAGGGTGAGATGGGCAGCCATGTCAGTGTGAAATTTGTGCAGGACAGCTCTCGATTTTGGTATAAACCTGGCATCTCCAGAGAGCAAG CTATAGCTGCACTGAAAGAACGAGAGCCAGGGGCTTTCCTCATCCGAGACAGTAACTCTTTCCAGGGGGCCTACGGTCTGGCCCTGAAAGTTGCCAGCCCACCCCCCAACGTCAATAACCACAGCAGCAAAG CAGGAGGAGACCCTCTGGAACAGCTGGTTCGACACTTCCTGATTGAGACAGGGCCTCGAGGAGTGAAGATTAAGGGCTGTCAAAATGAACCCTACTTTG GGAGTCTTTCAGCACTGGTGTATCAGCATTCGATTACACCTATCTCTCTGCCCTGTGCCCTCTGCATCCCAGAGAAAG ACCCAATAGGTGAAGTCGTGGAGGTTCAGCCAGTCAGTAACATGAGTACAGCTGCAGACCTTCTGAAACAGGGAGCAG CCTGCAATGTGCTGTACCTGAACTCCATTGAGACCGAGTCTCTCACGGGACCCCAGGCTATCGCTAAAGCCACAGGGGCCTCAATGTCACGCAGCCCTCGGCCCTCTGCGACAGTGGTCCACTTTAAGGTGTCAGCCCAGGGCATTACACTGACAGACAGTCAGCGCAG GAT